A single window of Culicoides brevitarsis isolate CSIRO-B50_1 chromosome 3, AGI_CSIRO_Cbre_v1, whole genome shotgun sequence DNA harbors:
- the LOC134833245 gene encoding crustapain-like produces the protein MKVFVALLLLAAFAAAEFTKEHEQAWIDFKVEHGKMFLSPGKEKKRKEAFVNNYDRIHEHNKAFERGEAKYKLSITRHADLTFDSFKKRFTGVMRPEVNENTPRVTLRGFPPRTLDLRPNKGNAPIKDQNPCGSCWAFSTLAAVEYAYWQLNGDTVDLSEQHLVDCAYGRDGCAGGWMSEVMDWMAQVNVALEGEYPYTRKFRGCPYDPIRTNSPVQMDANVYGKAHEYIADDDEEIKKALATYGILAVCVDVQDWNFLEDGFSQILTKRDTYNLKCEHAVNLVGYDIGRDPSGNEVPYWIVKNQWGTNFGHNGYIYLDGRRDSRGKNRGGLFTDTVIRARVKRNGGRGKHPKKHGNHW, from the coding sequence atGAAGGTCTTTGTCGCTCTTTTGTTATTGGCtgcttttgctgctgctgaatTCACGAAGGAGCATGAACAAGCATGGATCGACTTCAAAGTTGAACATGGAAAGATGTTTTTGTCTCCGGGCAAGGAAAAGAAGCGTAAAGAAGCATTTGTCAACAACTATGATCGGATTCACGAACATAACAAGGCATTTGAACGAGGAGAAGCTAAATACAAACTTTCCATAACTCGTCATGCTGATTTGACATTTGATTCGTTCAAGAAACGTTTCACGGGAGTTATGCGTCCTGAAGTGAACGAAAACACGCCTCGTGTAACATTGCGTGGATTTCCTCCAAGAACACTCGATTTGCGCCCAAATAAAGGCAATGCTCCAATTAAAGATCAGAATCCATGCGGTTCATGTTGGGCTTTCTCGACTCTCGCTGCTGTTGAATACGCTTATTGGCAATTGAATGGAGATACTGTCGATTTGTCGGAACAACATTTAGTTGACTGCGCATACGGGCGAGATGGTTGTGCAGGCGGATGGATGTCAGAAGTTATGGATTGGATGGCACAAGTGAACGTTGCACTTGAAGGAGAGTATCCGTATACAAGGAAATTCAGAGGATGCCCATATGATCCCATACGTACAAATAGTCCCGTGCAAATGGATGCAAATGTTTATGGAAAAGCGCACGAATACATCGCAGATGATGACGAAGAGATCAAGAAAGCTCTTGCTACTTATGGTATTCTCGCAGTTTGCGTTGATGTTCAAGATTGGAACTTCCTCGAAGATGGATTCAgtcaaattttgacgaaaCGCGATACATACAATTTGAAATGTGAACATGCTGTCAACTTGGTTGGATATGACATTGGTAGAGATCCTTCGGGTAACGAAGTTCCTTATTGGATTGTCAAGAATCAATGGGGCACAAACTTCGGGCATAACGGATACATTTACCTTGATGGAAGACGTGATTCGCGCGGAAAGAACCGCGGAGGACTTTTTACTGATACCGTCATTAGAGCACGTGTTAAACGCAATGGCGGAAGAGGAAAACATCCCAAAAAACATGGAAATCATTGGTAA
- the LOC134833251 gene encoding uncharacterized protein LOC134833251 produces the protein MKLFVTLLALTGIAAAVADYTKEQEEVWLNFKLDYGKLFLSPGKEKQRKDNFLKNYDEIKAHNEAYEKGESLYEMDVNQYTDLSKETFMKRFTGVVVPEHNKGKGKDREHEVSLRQTPPQKMDLRTHAGVGPIKDQNPCGSCWAFSTCASLEYAYWRKTGKVVDLSEQHLVDCVYKRDGCQGGWMADAMNFVQTNSIATEDEYPYQKRFGQCNRQCARKRPVAMKKDKSNFKIADDDIAIKNALNTYGVLAICVDAGGWSGYKQGIYTMNNYNSAKCTHAVNLVGYDMEYDQRQQRWIPYWIVRNSWNTWFGEKGYIRMLMDRDPVTKKNKAGFKTDYIWAANIE, from the coding sequence atgaaGCTATTCGTTACTTTATTAGCTCTTACGGGAATCGCCGCTGCTGTCGCCGACTATACCAAAGAGCAAGAAGAAGTTTGGTTAAACTTCAAACTCGACTACGGCAAACTCTTTTTGTCGCCCGGCAAAGAAAAGCAACGCAAAGACAACTTCTTAAAGAATTACGACGAAATCAAAGCGCACAATGAGGCGTACGAAAAAGGAGAATCGCTGTACGAAATGGATGTCAACCAATACACAGATCTGTCAAAAGAGACGTTTATGAAGCGCTTCACAGGCGTCGTTGTGCCCGAACACAACAAAGGAAAAGGCAAAGATCGCGAACATGAAGTGTCTTTACGTCAAACTCCGCCTCAGAAAATGGATTTGCGAACACATGCCGGCGTTGGTCCCATCAAAGATCAAAATCCATGCGGTTCATGTTGGGCATTTTCGACTTGCGCTTCTTTAGAATACGCTTATTGGCGAAAGACGGGAAAAGTTGTCGACTTGTCGGAACAACATCTCGTCGATTGCGTGTACAAACGTGATGGATGTCAAGGCGGATGGATGGCAGATGCGATGAATTTCGTTCAAACCAACTCAATTGCGACGGAAGATGAGTATCCTTATCAAAAACGTTTCGGACAATGTAATAGACAATGCGCTCGTAAACGTCCCGTTGCcatgaaaaaagacaaaagtaaCTTTAAGATTGCCGATGATGATATTGCgattaaaaatgctttgaaCACTTATGGCGTTCTTGCGATTTGCGTCGATGCTGGAGGTTGGTCAGGTTATAAACAGGGAATTTACACGATGAATAATTACAATAGCGCGAAATGCACACATGCGGTCAACTTGGTAGGTTATGACATGGAATACGATCAAAGACAACAACGTTGGATTCCTTATTGGATTGTCAGAAATTCATGGAATACGTGGTTCGGCGAAAAAGGTTACATTCGCATGTTGATGGATCGTGATCCTgtaacgaagaaaaataaggCAGGATTCAAAACTGACTACATTTGGGCAGCTAACattgaataa